The following DNA comes from Quercus robur chromosome 1, dhQueRobu3.1, whole genome shotgun sequence.
AAATGTGAGAGActaaagagagagatgagatatttttaatttatttaggaagagaaagagaataaaataatatatattagagAAATGTGAGAGActaaagagagagatgagatatttttaatttatttaggaagagaaagagaataaaataatatatatcaaaatacaaacacaactaaaataGTTCTTATCTTTAAGAAGTTATTGATCATGGTTGCTAAAAAACTTTAGTAATAGCCTAAcatagaaatttcaaaattatccACATTATCCCTTAAACTCAAACTGCACCTTACTTGGTTCGAGCtcattttctcaaaaactaatttatggtcaaattaagcaataattatcacaaatcacaataaaatttcataGTAATTGTATTGTGGCAATTATAAGCACAAGTTAATGTCTAGAttacaaatatttaataaataacaatcaaGGATGAAAAAGAAAGTAGAAGAATATTTGAAGGAGCATGAGAAAGTTCAAACAATATTAAATGTGGTTTGTCCTTAGGGAACAAATTAGATATTTATGAAGAGTTTGGGTAATGTTGCATTAGTCTAATCCTattgagttttgaattttacccaagatctatttattttctcatccgaaaataaaaagaataatacacTCTTGGTAGATCAACAACaaggaaatcatttttaaaCACTCCAAATATTGTCATAATCATGCTCAGCTAGTAAGTTAATGTATTGCAATGAATTATAAGATTTAGTTTTGccaataatttaatgataaaaaaaataaaaaaaaatcctctttgTAAGGTTTGTATCCAAGTTTAGTCCCTCTATCTTACACTTAGTAAGAAATACAGTAACCAAATtatatcaacctaaagtagttaaacataaaaattcatcaatctaaagaattaaacatccaccaaaagaaagaatatgtatatatatatatatatatatagagagagagagagagagagagagagagagagagagagagagagagagagtattcatCTTTTTGTGTGagcaaaatatggattgaatggaagaaaaaataacaaattttaatagtaaaacaatggagagaagaagagtcaaaataaaaggaacatGAAGGGATAGAGAAATTGTAAGGTTAAGGTAtaaagtagtggggagataaaaaggtaaaagtaaGTAAATGTTGGAGAAGGTGTAATTGTAAAGTGGCAAAGTAATaactagaaaaataattaaaaatgagagagaaaatattgaaaataggTTGATGATATGGCACTAATGTAGCTCAACAAGAGCGCAGCAACATTAAACGCAACgcttcagtttttagatatatatatagatatagattttgTGAAATTATGCTATGAAAGTTAATTATACCAAGCCCAATCCATGCCTTTCAGTTTGTACAACATAATCGTTAAATACTGAACTAATATATTGTTGGGCTATGTGGAGTctggtttgtgtttgatttggtATTTGACCTTGCCCAAATTGGAAGCGTTACAACTTTAAGTGAGACATTTTCTGAGACTTAGTCCAAGGAGTGGAGGTTTGCCCAATTTGACCCTATTGTTTTGGGGTATTTATAGGTCACTACAAATTAGGTTTGATGATTGTATTGAAAACCATCCCTTACGGTtgcctttatattttttttctcctcgcTGCAACTCTGTGGACACAGGCACATTGTCGAATCACATATATCTTGTGTCATGTGATAGTTTTCTTGGCGCatatttttcctctatttttcatttctcataagtTGAGGAATAATTAGGTTAAATTCCTAACATATATTGATGAAACCAAATTAATTTTGGACTCTTTCTCTTAGTGATTTGTAAGCCATACTTTTAGGaaggtttattttattaaccatGATATAGTTAAATGTGTTCTTTTGTTTGGTCTTGAGATAGAGAAGGGACTATCCCTCCCCCTGTAATTTGTTTCTAATTCTCTGCTTTCATTGAATATTACATGtttacctagaaaaaaaaaatcactaaataCAATAGAATATACATtattcagtttttctttttatttgctaTTATTTACTACTACTTGTTGTGACTAGATATGCTGTCGTTGAGGAATTGGCAAGCCTGGGGGCGACTGTACATACATGCTCTCGAAATGAGGCCCAACTCAATGAATGTTTACATGAGTGGAAGATGAAGGGATTTCGAGTCTCTGGTTCAATCTGTGATGTGGTGTCTCGAACCCAACGAGAGGAGCTAATGAGCAGAGTCTCCTACATGTTTAATGGCAAACTCAACATCCTTGTTAGTACTTTATTTCCTCTACATCACTGCGTTTTGCGTGgcatttgtttatatttgtttatataattgttaattgatagatgtattatatttgtttctcttgaattattactttttaagtataattcCAACAAATGTTTGATGAACAATTTAAATGGCATTGGAATATTACTTGGCCAGAGCCGCTTCATTTGTGCTTTTGCAGTTGATACATTCAATTTATAGTTAATCTAATACGGTTTTAGATAAACAATGTGGGAACGGCCACATCAAAACCGACCTTGGAGTACACAGCTGAAGATTTCTCATTTCTCATATCTACCAATCTTGAATCTGCATATCACATGTGCCAACTTGCTTATCCTCTTCTGAAAGCTTCGGAAGCAGGAAGCATTGTTTTCATTTCTTCGGTTGCTGGTGTAGTAGCCACATATACTGCAGGATCTATATATGGTGCAGCTAAAGGTAATTTCTTTttgctatttaactttttattgcAAGCTTATGGGTTATAAATTTTAGCTGTGACACCGAATAATGCGATCAGCTTCTGTCTGATATTTATTTGAAGGAGCGGTGAATCAACTTGCAAAAAATTTGGCATGTGAGTGGGCAAAGGATAACATAAGGAGTAACTCTGTTGCGCCATGGTTTATCAAAACTCCCCTGGCTGAAACTGTAAGTGTGCTAGTGATTGAAGATTGTTAAAATCTGGTCATTGTTGAATGTCTTAGGGAGATAATAAGACATATGACACATTTAGTGTAATGCACACTCTCAGTAAACAACATTTGTAACAAATAATCctgttttgattttttcattTGCTAAGAAATGGGAACAATTTACCGAATTTATCCTTACTGCAGTATTCTAATATCTTGGCTCCTTCAGAGAGGTCATTATCTGAGTTAGGTTCCAACCTAAAAGGGAAGAACTTCATGAATCATGATAACCATGACAATTTATATTATCTTCTTTGCAGTATCTAAGCAATGAAAAGCTTTTGGAGGCTGTTAACTGTCAAACCCCTCTTGGACGTGTAGGAGAGCCAAAGGAGGTTTCTTCCTTGGTGGCATTCCTATGCCTCCCTGCAGCTTCATACATAACCGGTCAGACTGTTTGTGTTGACGGAGGGACAACTGTAAACGGCTTCGGCTTCCCATGAGCGGCAGAAAATGATGTTCAGAGACTCCTTATTGGAATATGTTTTTGgctaaataaatatatagtttaccAGTTCTGTCAGtaattggaagaaaaaaaaaaatgattgtagCAAATGGGAAGCACAAACCTTTGTCTCCTTGacatattctaaaattattgtaTATCTATCTAAATCGTTGTCTTGTActcttaaatttataaataatgcaTACATGTGTTGGAATATTTACGTGTAGAGGTGTGTAGAAAACCCACCAACCcgtcaaacccgacccgttgggttgggtcggtttttagtaattggtgggttgggttgggttacaaaaaaatattttatagcaggtcgggttgggtttgggtcataaaattacaaacccgtcAAACCTAACctgacccacccatatttaatatatatttaaaatatattatatatttaataaattttttaaaaaaatcagctGTAgggcacttttatatatatatatatatatataatatttaataatttaaaaaaaaaaatccagctataAAGCAGCATTTCCTcagttcctcctactaatactaatttaatatatatatatatatatatattataattaataaattttttttaaataaccagttcttcctatcctatataaaagccaattagttcacacaaatcctaataaattactattgttatttagtcattagtgttgtttgcctttaaggagttacattgatactaatctttaggttttttaaatatattaatatttatattttttttctacttaatttaataataataataataataaaaatttgtcaaacccatgggttcaacccgacccaacctgacccatgtgggttgggtgttgggtcggtttttagtAATTggtggattgggttgggttacaaaaaaatattttatagcaGGTCGaattgggtttgggtcataaaattacaaacccaccaaacctgacccgacccacccatatttaatatatatttaaaatatattatatatttaataaatttaaaaaaaaaatcagttgtagggcagttatatatatatatatatatatatttatattatatttaataattttaaaaaaaatctagctgTAAAGCAACATTTCCTcagttcctcctactaatactaatttaatatatatgtgtatatatatatatatatatattatataattaataaatttttttaaataaccagttcttcctatcctatataaaagccaattagttcacacaaatcctaataaattactattgttatttagtcattagtgttgtttgcctttaaggagttacattgatactgatctttaggtttttttaatatattaatatttttttttcaactcaatttaataataataaaaataaaaatttgtcaaacccataggttcaacccgacccaacctgacccatgtgagttgggttgggttgggttgaattttttttttacccaccatcgtggattgggtcaaaaaatccctccaacccgacccaacccgacccatgcacactgTAAATTACGTGTGAGTCGTTGGCAGAGTTAGGAAGGGGTTGGGGTGCTATGGCCCCCCTCACTTTTCAACTTTTCcatttataatattaataaaatgcGGGAAAAAAAGGTTTATGAAAATTAATTTACAGCCCCCCTAGGATTTTGAGAttagaaaaaatccaaaaaacaaatcaaattgaaacaaaccaatgaaatacaaaaatctGGCCTATTCTTGGGCATATACTCCTTCAAAAATCAAAGGACCAAAAATCTATGACAAATTCCCAAATTTAACTCCatacaaaaaacccaaatcaacaatataaggaaaaaaatccCTTTCAAATTATGATCCCTCTAGGATGAGGGCTCatccaaataccaaaaagaaaaactatttcttattggaaaaaaaaaaaaaaaaaaatcccttatGCCTTTGCCATTGTCTCCACGCCACAATGTTTCGAAACTTTGCCTCCACAAGTCACTATGGTGGTGTGCAAGAAAAGTGGCAAGGTGTTCGATGTCCCTTTCGTAGATGGAGCGGGGACAAGGCAAGCCTAAAAAAAAGCTCACACaaacaattttgaaataagTCCCAATAAAAAGAGTATTGTCAATGGTGTTAGACCACGATGAGGTGTGAGGTTCCCATGGATGGGATGTGTGGAGTTTACACGTGGTTTCCATAGATAATGtgcaaaagaaggaaaagcccATAAGTACAGGAGAGTAAGGAAGATTACCATGTTCACTTACCCATGGTTGAGTAAAGGGTTCTACTATGCGTGTGTTGGTGACTTCCATAGTTATGCAAGAAAGACTCCCATATTCGCCTCATCCATTTTTAAGTAAACAAAACGTTATTGGTGATGGTAATGCATGACAAACAAAACAATGATGGAATTTAGCTAGCCCAATCTAAGATGATTTCTTGAATTTCACATGCAAAATTTAGTTGGACTAGGTGAATTATTAGGCCAATGCTAATCCTCTAATTGGATTGTGGTTTAAACTTAACATTTAGCAAACAAAACAAGGACAGAATTACATAATCCCTTACCCCCCACAAAAAATGTTTAATAGTGACAAGTaacttatatttattatttatgaaaattaaaaattctaagagttccccacccccccccccccccaaaaaaaaagaaaaaaagaaaacctagtcTTTTAAGGCACTAAAAgaactttaaaataaagagtaatatctcattaaaaaaatatgatatgaTTACTAATATATTATACCAGTTTTATATAATCTCCActcaaaatcataatttttgtgAAACTTAATAATACATGACAATTCTTTAGAGGTctttatacaattatatttaagACATGCaactaaagaaaattcaatgtcaaattcaaaaataaaaaagatcccTTACGCCTTTGCCATTGTCTCCACACCACAATGTTTCGAAACTTTGCCTCCACAAGTTACTATGGTGGTGTGCAAGAAAAGTGGCAAGGTGTTCAATGTCCCTTTCGTAGATGGAGCGGGGACAAGGCAAGCCTAAAAAAAGGCTCACAAAAACAATCTTGAAATAAGTCCCAATAAAAAGAGTATTGTCAATGGTGTTAGACCTCGATGAGGTGTGAGGTTCCCATGGATGGGATGTGTAGAGTTTACACGTGGTTCCCATAGATAATGtgcaaaagaaggaaaagcccATAAGCACAGGAGAGCAAGGAAGATTACCATGTTCACTTACCCATGGTTGAGTAAAGGGTTGTACTATGCATGTGTTGGTGACTTCCATAGTTATGCAAGAAAGACTCCCATATTCGCCCCATCCATATTTAAGTAAACAGAACGTTATTGGTGATGGTAATGCATGACAAACGAAACAATAATGGAATTTAGCTAGCCCAATCTAAGATGATTTCTTGAATTTCACATGCAAAATTTAGTTGGACTAGATCAATTATTAGGCCAATGCTAATCCTCTAATTGGATTGTGGTTTAAACTTAACAtttaacaaacaaaacaaggacAAAATTACATAATCCCTTAGCCccctcaaaaaatatttaatagtgACAAGTaacttatatttattatttatcaaaattaaaaattctaagagttcccccccccccccccaaaagaaaaaaaagaaaaacctagtCTTTTAAGGCACTAAAAgaactttaaaataaagagtaatatctcattaaaaaaatgatatgattaCTTATATATTATACCAATTTTATATAATCTCCActcaaaattgtaatttttgtgaAACTTAATAATACATGATAACTCTTTAGAGGTctttatacaattatatttaagACATGTaactaaagaaaattcaatgtcaaattccaaaaaaaaaaaaaacttaattggCATGAGTAGTAAAATGTTTAGTGAGTTTTAGGCATTGTTATTTGTATTTAATATgcttaattttctaattttcttttgtaatcAAAATTTTACTTGTTCGAtgttattttgttaatatttggAATAAGAAAAGAGTGCAAAATCCCATGAAAC
Coding sequences within:
- the LOC126728701 gene encoding tropinone reductase homolog At5g06060-like isoform X5, which codes for MANRESRWSLQGMTALVTGGTKGIGYAVVEELASLGATVHTCSRNEAQLNECLHEWKMKGFRVSGSICDVVSRTQREELMSRVSYMFNGKLNILINNVGTATSKPTLEYTAEDFSFLISTNLESAYHMCQLAYPLLKASEAGSIVFISSVAGVVATYTAGSIYGAAKGAVNQLAKNLACEWAKDNIRSNSVAPWFIKTPLAETYLSNEKFLEAVISQTPLGRIGEPKEVSSLVAFLCLPAASYITGQTVCVDGGITVNGFSFP
- the LOC126728701 gene encoding tropinone reductase homolog At2g29150-like isoform X4, with amino-acid sequence MANRESRWSLQGMTALVTGGTKGIGYAVVEELASLGATVHTCSRNEAQLNECLHEWKMKGFRVSGSICDVVSRTQREELMSRVSYMFNGKLNILINNVGTATSKPTLEYTAEDFSFLISTNLESAYHMCQLAYPLLKASEAGSIVFISSVAGVVATYTAGSIYGAAKGAVNQLAKNLACEWAKDNIRSNSVAPWFIKTPLAETYLSNEKLLEAVNCQTPLGRVGEPKEVSSLVAFLCLPAASYITGQTVCVDGGITVNGFSFP